From Moritella sp. Urea-trap-13, the proteins below share one genomic window:
- the glnG gene encoding nitrogen regulation protein NR(I), translating to MTTATVWIVDDDSSIRWVLDKALKSQAFNTVAFSEPHALLKKLEFEQPDIIISDIRMPEMTGLELMSEVHTTHPDLPIIIMTAHSDLDSAVNAYQAGAFEYLPKPFDIDEAVSLATRAVTHAREQSKNRRKNNKVAPVTEIIGEAPAMQEVFRAIGRLSRSSISVLINGESGTGKELVAQALHKHSPRVNNEFIALNMAAIPKDLIESELFGHEKGAFTGAANVRNGRFEQANGGTLFLDEIGDMPIDIQTRLLRVLSDGQFYRVGGHSPVSVDVRIIAATHQNLEQKVADGSFREDLFHRLNVIRIHIPSLNERREDIPKLASHFLIRAGKELSVETKILSKEAQTYLANHHWSGNVRQLENICRWLTVMASGQEIFIADLPPEITEEQSTVIGRASSNQNGDWRSQLKTWTAQQLASGQSDILAEAMPDFERIMLQTALEYTQGHKQDAAKLLGWGRNTLTRKLKELDIH from the coding sequence ATGACAACAGCAACAGTTTGGATTGTCGATGACGATAGTTCTATCCGCTGGGTACTCGATAAAGCACTAAAATCACAAGCGTTTAATACCGTTGCATTTAGTGAACCGCATGCTTTATTAAAAAAATTAGAATTCGAACAGCCCGACATTATCATTTCTGATATTCGCATGCCGGAAATGACCGGGTTAGAATTAATGAGTGAAGTGCATACGACTCACCCAGACTTGCCAATCATCATCATGACGGCCCATTCCGATCTCGATAGTGCCGTCAATGCCTATCAAGCTGGTGCTTTCGAATACCTACCCAAGCCATTTGATATTGATGAAGCCGTATCTTTAGCGACCCGCGCAGTAACCCATGCCAGAGAGCAGTCGAAGAATCGTCGCAAGAATAATAAAGTCGCACCTGTTACCGAGATCATTGGCGAAGCACCTGCCATGCAGGAAGTATTTCGTGCTATTGGGCGTTTATCGCGTTCATCAATCAGTGTATTAATTAATGGTGAATCAGGCACAGGTAAAGAACTCGTCGCCCAAGCATTACACAAACATAGTCCACGAGTGAACAATGAGTTTATCGCCTTAAACATGGCCGCGATCCCCAAGGATTTGATTGAATCAGAACTGTTTGGTCATGAAAAAGGCGCCTTTACCGGTGCTGCAAATGTCCGTAATGGTCGTTTTGAACAAGCCAATGGCGGAACCTTATTCTTAGATGAGATCGGTGATATGCCGATCGATATTCAGACTCGACTGTTGCGGGTATTATCGGATGGTCAGTTTTATCGTGTCGGTGGTCATTCACCAGTGAGTGTCGATGTGCGTATTATCGCCGCCACCCATCAAAACTTAGAACAAAAAGTTGCTGATGGTAGTTTCCGTGAAGATTTATTTCATCGTCTAAACGTGATCCGTATTCATATTCCGTCATTAAACGAACGTCGAGAAGATATCCCTAAATTAGCCAGCCATTTTTTGATTAGAGCGGGTAAAGAGTTAAGCGTCGAAACTAAGATTCTCAGTAAGGAAGCACAAACCTATTTAGCCAATCATCATTGGTCTGGTAACGTCCGTCAACTGGAGAATATTTGTCGCTGGTTAACCGTGATGGCGAGTGGCCAAGAGATATTCATTGCTGATTTGCCGCCTGAAATTACCGAGGAACAGTCCACGGTAATCGGTCGTGCGAGTAGCAATCAAAATGGCGACTGGCGCAGTCAATTGAAAACTTGGACCGCACAGCAGTTAGCCTCAGGACAAAGCGATATTCTCGCCGAAGCCATGCCCGACTTTGAACGTATCATGCTGCAGACCGCCTTAGAATATACTCAAGGGCATAAACAAGATGCAGCGAAATTACTCGGCTGGGGTCGCAACACCCTCACCCGTAAATTAAAAGAACTCGATATTCATTAA
- a CDS encoding PilZ domain-containing protein has translation MPKKVSDVLTQDELNLLQEVIDSQIEHGCNDIVISDISKQLLNVLAQSADIVLVAQRQQEEFRFPLYLISDELKELGPPDIIDHKGGGGRYWRFADPKGLKIFDHKGDVLLGVVSNISTSGLFMLCSEQQFLSSGFNLKEGANMRFYLKIPQRGFHLVDAIVVRIESEKNNVKGLALKFNINDELTLILHDYIIEKHDSLHELE, from the coding sequence ATGCCAAAAAAAGTTAGCGATGTATTAACTCAAGACGAACTTAATTTATTACAGGAAGTAATAGATAGTCAAATTGAGCATGGTTGCAATGATATTGTTATATCTGATATATCAAAACAACTGCTGAATGTGTTAGCGCAATCGGCTGATATTGTGTTGGTTGCTCAACGTCAGCAGGAAGAATTTCGTTTTCCGCTTTATTTGATAAGTGATGAGCTAAAGGAACTCGGTCCGCCAGATATTATTGATCATAAAGGTGGTGGTGGGCGCTATTGGCGTTTCGCTGATCCGAAAGGATTGAAAATATTCGATCATAAGGGTGACGTGTTATTGGGCGTTGTCAGTAATATTTCAACCTCTGGGTTATTCATGCTATGCAGTGAACAGCAATTTTTGTCATCTGGTTTTAATCTAAAAGAGGGGGCTAACATGCGTTTTTATTTAAAGATCCCGCAGCGTGGTTTTCACTTAGTTGATGCTATTGTGGTACGGATTGAAAGTGAGAAAAATAATGTCAAAGGATTAGCGCTGAAATTTAATATTAACGATGAACTTACGTTAATACTACATGATTATATTATTGAAAAGCATGACTCATTACATGAGCTAGAATAG
- a CDS encoding permease produces MSLLLFLSIATLFLGPYLCKFVGSKSDRFAFFDSFIFVSIGGLVLFHILPELLESGGIAVLGLMLVGLFGPGMVEKVFHKIAKQTHSVTLILGVLGLVLHALTDGGALAIEDDQTAYLLAIGVVLHRFPVGLTVWWLLRPHYGRALPLAVLTAMSLATVAGTWLGGELIAHDSGNWLIWFQALVMGSILHVVFHQPYKQEHGKETQRDKFAAGTGSLIGAICLLAVLLPHWLGYAPHNHDTEATSVSQSVTSSELHADHVGHAGHDDHAGHDDHAGHDDHVGHDDHAGHDDHVGHDDHAGHDDHAGHDDHAGHEDHAGHDDHAVHDDHAVHDDHAVHDDHAVHDDHAGHDDLAGHSSETAETLLRFVSLSLHAAPALLFAYILTWLINFVKPAFNMVGQLRSTGSVAGALKGTLIGLPLPICIPDASGMYKQLIKAGCGSALAVSFLVASPVLGFDALLISLPLLGVEWVGIRLVMAIVLAVTLGLLIGLLFKKHDLNTETCATPEQLKQSTSRLKHAFEHGFAHLIDHTAPWVLFGLIAAATFTPTIGWQFLQQEPWLQVVLAIIIALPFHFCATGITPVLAIMLVAGVSPGAVVAFSLVGPTLNLDLYRFIKDNQGKQIAVAVVMAIVTVALLLGLGIMYWVPELPKPWLTLAPHWQDDWWRYVSLAIVTVLFSISILRRGARSFMLELLPHSFRNAKPHHHHH; encoded by the coding sequence ATGTCTTTACTGTTATTTCTAAGCATTGCAACGCTCTTCCTTGGCCCTTATTTATGTAAATTTGTCGGCTCTAAATCTGATCGCTTTGCTTTCTTCGACAGCTTTATTTTTGTGTCTATTGGCGGTTTGGTGCTATTCCATATCTTGCCTGAATTACTTGAAAGTGGCGGCATTGCTGTGCTTGGATTGATGCTGGTTGGCTTATTTGGCCCTGGTATGGTCGAGAAAGTATTCCATAAAATCGCTAAGCAAACCCATTCGGTCACCTTAATATTAGGCGTGTTAGGTTTAGTCTTACACGCGCTTACCGATGGCGGTGCACTGGCGATTGAAGATGATCAGACAGCTTATTTATTAGCAATTGGTGTGGTACTACATCGCTTTCCTGTTGGTCTAACCGTATGGTGGTTGTTGCGTCCGCATTATGGTCGAGCCTTACCGTTAGCGGTATTAACCGCAATGTCATTGGCTACTGTTGCTGGTACTTGGCTGGGCGGCGAACTGATCGCACACGATAGCGGTAATTGGTTGATCTGGTTCCAAGCGTTAGTGATGGGCTCTATTTTACATGTGGTTTTTCATCAGCCGTACAAACAAGAACACGGTAAAGAAACGCAACGAGATAAATTTGCTGCCGGCACCGGTAGCTTAATTGGCGCTATCTGTTTGCTTGCGGTATTACTGCCGCATTGGTTAGGTTATGCGCCGCATAATCACGATACCGAAGCAACGTCTGTATCACAGAGCGTAACTTCATCTGAGCTACACGCTGATCACGTAGGACATGCCGGACATGATGACCATGCCGGACATGATGACCACGCAGGACATGATGACCACGTAGGGCATGATGACCACGCAGGACATGATGACCACGTAGGGCATGATGACCATGCAGGACATGATGACCACGCAGGACATGATGACCACGCAGGGCATGAGGACCACGCAGGACATGATGACCACGCAGTACATGATGACCACGCAGTACATGATGACCACGCAGTACATGATGACCACGCAGTACATGATGACCATGCAGGACATGATGACCTTGCAGGACATAGCAGTGAAACTGCGGAAACCTTACTACGCTTTGTTAGTTTGTCGTTACATGCAGCACCAGCGTTATTATTCGCTTATATCCTCACCTGGTTGATTAACTTTGTGAAACCAGCCTTTAATATGGTCGGTCAATTACGCAGTACCGGTTCAGTGGCAGGGGCATTAAAAGGTACACTGATTGGTTTACCATTACCGATCTGTATTCCAGATGCTTCGGGCATGTATAAGCAATTAATTAAAGCGGGCTGTGGTTCTGCACTCGCGGTCTCTTTTCTCGTGGCCTCGCCAGTGCTGGGCTTTGATGCATTACTTATTTCGCTGCCGTTATTAGGGGTTGAATGGGTCGGTATTCGCTTAGTAATGGCGATTGTTTTAGCGGTAACGCTGGGTTTATTGATCGGTTTATTGTTTAAGAAACATGATTTAAATACTGAAACGTGTGCGACACCAGAACAGTTAAAACAATCAACATCGCGTTTGAAACATGCTTTTGAACATGGCTTTGCCCATTTAATTGATCATACCGCGCCTTGGGTTTTATTTGGCTTAATTGCGGCAGCAACATTTACCCCGACGATTGGTTGGCAGTTCTTACAGCAAGAACCTTGGTTACAGGTAGTGCTAGCTATTATTATTGCGTTGCCCTTTCATTTCTGTGCCACGGGTATTACCCCAGTATTAGCGATTATGTTGGTGGCCGGTGTATCACCGGGTGCTGTAGTCGCTTTCAGTCTGGTTGGACCGACGCTTAACCTAGATTTATATCGCTTTATTAAAGATAACCAAGGTAAGCAGATCGCTGTCGCTGTGGTGATGGCTATTGTTACCGTGGCCTTGTTATTGGGTCTTGGTATTATGTATTGGGTACCTGAATTACCGAAACCTTGGCTGACGCTGGCACCACATTGGCAGGATGACTGGTGGCGTTATGTTAGCTTAGCCATTGTGACCGTGTTATTTTCGATAAGTATTTTACGTCGTGGTGCTCGTAGCTTTATGCTGGAATTATTACCGCATAGCTTTAGAAATGCGAAACCACATCACCATCATCACTAG
- a CDS encoding DNA-binding transcriptional regulator YciT, whose product MQQRHTDIINLVNEKGRASVGEMSVKLGVSEVTIRHDLNKLEKEGFIRRVHGGATPHNTDNVSHRITVNYEHKRKMAMCAASLVEHGETVMIEGGSANALLAKELGNRSDVTIITPSSYIAHLMKETDVKIIVLGGLYQHESESMVGTLTRLCIKHTHFTKAFLGIDGLHPNTGFTSRNMMRADVGVAILEKGAQNIVITDSSKFGQVHNTPLYQFEQVDMVITDEDASLEYVHLLEKHNIKVVK is encoded by the coding sequence ATGCAGCAACGACATACTGATATTATTAATCTTGTAAATGAAAAGGGACGCGCTTCTGTCGGTGAAATGTCAGTGAAGTTGGGTGTTTCAGAGGTCACGATCCGTCATGATCTGAACAAGTTAGAAAAAGAAGGCTTCATCCGTCGTGTTCATGGTGGTGCTACTCCACATAATACCGATAACGTGTCTCATCGTATTACTGTAAATTATGAGCACAAACGCAAGATGGCTATGTGTGCAGCAAGCTTGGTTGAGCATGGCGAAACTGTCATGATCGAAGGCGGTAGCGCCAATGCATTACTGGCTAAAGAATTAGGTAACCGTAGTGATGTTACTATCATTACGCCGAGTAGTTATATTGCCCATTTAATGAAAGAAACCGATGTGAAAATCATCGTGTTAGGTGGTCTTTATCAACACGAAAGTGAAAGTATGGTCGGTACGTTGACACGTCTTTGCATCAAGCATACTCACTTTACCAAAGCATTCTTAGGCATTGATGGCTTGCATCCGAATACCGGCTTTACCAGTCGAAATATGATGCGTGCTGATGTTGGTGTGGCTATTTTAGAAAAAGGTGCACAAAATATTGTCATCACAGATTCTTCTAAATTTGGTCAAGTTCACAATACGCCATTATATCAATTTGAGCAGGTTGATATGGTCATCACTGACGAAGATGCGTCGTTAGAATATGTCCACTTATTAGAAAAACATAATATTAAAGTCGTAAAATAA
- a CDS encoding HAD family hydrolase, with protein MKAIVIDIDDTVLDFGSRLREFVNHQYDKKVIGKPLAWDLCEWLGIKEGQDVTILKEFASSWQFGALDALPGASRILTKLAQEGYEIFCITACSRDAQVEALRRANMYHCFGNIFQDIFFVEFGESKATYLNKIQQTHEIHAFVDDKYDNLVDAKNAGIEHCIMIKQPHNKVFRDKVTCAHDWYEISHIIQTWHGKSWSVQ; from the coding sequence ATGAAAGCGATAGTCATTGATATTGATGATACGGTATTAGATTTTGGTTCTCGATTACGCGAATTTGTAAATCATCAATATGATAAGAAAGTGATTGGCAAGCCACTGGCTTGGGATCTCTGTGAATGGTTGGGTATTAAAGAAGGCCAGGATGTTACAATATTAAAAGAGTTTGCATCTAGCTGGCAATTTGGTGCGTTGGACGCATTGCCAGGCGCATCTCGAATTCTAACTAAATTAGCGCAAGAAGGTTATGAAATCTTCTGTATTACCGCGTGTAGTCGTGATGCACAAGTCGAAGCGCTACGTCGCGCCAATATGTATCATTGTTTTGGTAATATTTTTCAAGATATTTTCTTTGTTGAATTTGGTGAGTCAAAAGCGACTTATTTAAATAAAATTCAACAAACACATGAAATTCATGCTTTTGTTGATGATAAGTATGACAATCTAGTCGATGCGAAAAATGCCGGTATTGAGCACTGCATTATGATAAAACAACCGCATAACAAGGTGTTTCGCGATAAAGTCACTTGTGCGCACGACTGGTATGAAATTTCTCATATCATTCAAACGTGGCACGGTAAATCGTGGTCGGTACAGTAA